Proteins from a single region of Pongo pygmaeus isolate AG05252 chromosome 3, NHGRI_mPonPyg2-v2.0_pri, whole genome shotgun sequence:
- the DGKQ gene encoding diacylglycerol kinase theta isoform X1 → MAAAAEPGARAWLGDGSPRPGSPACSPVLGAGGRARPGPGPGPGPERAGARAPGPAAAPGHSFRKVTLTKPTFCHLCSDFIWGLAGFLCDVCNFMSHEKCLKHVRIPCTSMAPSLVRVPVAHCFGPRGLHKRKFCAVCRKVLEAPALHCEVCELHLHPDCVPFACSDCRQCHQDGHQDHDTHHHHWREGNLPSGARCEVCRKTCGSSDVLAGMRCEWCGVQAHSVCSAALAPECGFGRLRSLVLPPACVRLLPGGFSKMQSFRIVEAAEPGEGGDGADGSAAVGPGRETQATPESGKQTLKIFDGDDAVRRSQFRLITVSRLAGAEEVLETALRAHHIPEDPGHLELCRLPPSSQACDAWARGKAGSAVISEEGRSPGSGEATPEAWVIRALPRAQEVLKIYPGWLKVGVAYVSVRVTPKSTARSVVLEVLPLLGRQAEGPESFQLVEVAMGCRHVQRTVLMDEQPLLDWLQDIRQMSVRQVSQTRFYVAESRDVAPHVSLFVGGLPPGLSPEEYSSLLHEAMATKATVVSVSHVYSSQGAVVLDVACFAEAERLYVLLKDIAVRGRLLTALVLPDLLHAKLPPDSCPLLVFVNPKSGGLKGRDLLCSFRKLLNPHQVFDLTNGGPLPGLHLFSQVPCFRVLVCGGDGTVGWVLGALEETRYRLACPEPSVAILPLGTGNDLGRVLRWGAGYSGEDPFSILLSVDEADAVLVDRWTILLDAHEAVSAENGPADAEPPKIVQMSNYCGIGIDAELSLDFHQAREEEPGKFTSRLHNKGVYVRVGLQKISHSRSLHKQIRLQVERQEVELPSIEGLIFINIPSWGSGADLWGSDSDARFEKPRMDDGLLEVVGVTGVVHMGQVQGGLRSGIRIAQGSYFRVTLLKATPVQVDGEPWVQAPGHMIISAAGPKVRGVRLESQGRWAGLGRPWEWLLVPRWCWHGRLRPGSTDSGREPASEEGCASGQAGHRWHREQPDRSLPFREMGLRWHQLPRAPGLGAARVPFFHRPCHSGPVSPALGQVHMLRKAKQKPRRTGTTRDARVDAAPAPEGEPR, encoded by the exons ATGGCGGCGGCGGCCGAGCCCGGGGCCCGCGCCTGGCTGGGCGACGGCTCCCCGCGCCCCGGCAGCCCGGCCTGCAGCCCCGTGCTGGGCGCAGGAGGCCGCGCGCgcccggggccggggccggggccgggacCGGAGCGGGCAGGCGCCAGAGCCCCGGGCCCCGCTGCCGCGCCGGGACACAGCTTCCGGAAGGTGACGCTCACCAAGCCCACCTTCTGCCACCTCTGCTCCGACTTCATCTGGGGGCTGGCCGGCTTCCTGTGCGACG TCTGCAATTTCATGTCTCATGAGAAGTGCCTGAAGCATGTGAGGATCCCGTGCACGAGTATGGCACCCAGCCTGGTCCGG GTTCCTGTGGCCCACTGCTTCGGCCCCCGGGGGCTCCACAAGCGCAAGTTCTGTGCTGTCTGCCGCAAGGTCCTGGAGGCGCCTGCGCTCCACTGCGAAG TGTGTGAGCTGCACCTCCACCCAGACTGTGTGCCCTTCGCCTGCAGTGACTGCCGCCAGTGCCACCAGGATGGGCACCAGGACCAC GACACCCATCACCACCACTGGCGGGAGGGGAACCTGCCCTCGGGAGCGCGCTGCGAGGTCTGCAGGAAGACGTGCGGCTCCTCTGACGTGCTGGCTGGCATGCGCTGCGAGTGGTGCGGGGTCCAG GCGCACTCCGTCTGCTCCGCGGCGCTGGCTCCCGAGTGTGGCTTCGGGCGTCTGCGCTCCCTGGTCCTGCCCCCCGCGTGCGTGCGCCTTCTGCCCGGCGGCTTCAGCAAGATGCAGAGCTTCCGCATCGTGGAGGCAGCGGAGCCGG GCGAGGGGGGCGACGGCGCCGACGGGAGCGCTGCCGTGGGTCCAGGCAGAGAGACACAGGCAACTCCGGAGTCCG GGAAGCAAACGCTGAAGATCTTTGATGGCGACGACGCGGTGAGGAGAAGCCAGTTCCGCCTCATCACTGTGTCCCGCCTGGCCGGTGCCGAGGAGGTGCTG GAGACCGCACTGCGGGCCCACCACATCCCGGAGGACCCTGGCCACCTGGAGCTGTGCCGGCTGCCCCCTTCCTCTCAGGCCTGTGATGCCTGGGCTAGGGGCAAGGCCGGGAGTGCTGTGATCTCGGAGGAAGGCAGAAGCCCCGGGTCCGGCGAGGCCACGCCAGAGGCCTGGGTCATCCGGGCTCTGCCGCGGGCCCAGGAGGTCCTGAAGATCTACCCTGGCTGGCTCAA GGTGGGCGTGGCCTACGTGTCCGTGCGAGTGACCCCGAAGAGCACGGCCCGCTCTGTGGTGCTGGAGGTCCTGCCGCTGCTCGGCCGCCAG GCCGAGGGTCCCGAGAGCTTCCAGCTGGTGGAGGTGGCGATGGGCTGCAGGCACG TCCAGCGGACGGTGCTGATGGATGAACAGCCCCTGCTGGACTGGCTACAGGACATCCGGCAG ATGTCCGTGCGGCAGGTGAGCCAGACGCGGTTCTACGTGGCAGAGAGCAGGGATGTAGCCCCGCACGTCTCCCTGTTTGTTGGTGGCCTGCCTCCCGGCCTGTCCCCCGAGGAGTACAGCAGCCTGCTGCATGAGGCCATGGCTACCAAAG CCACCGTGGTGTCCGTGAGTCACGTCTACTCCTCCCAAG GTGCGGTAGTGCTGGACGTCGCCTGCTTTGCGGAGGCCGAGCGGCTGTATGTGCTGCTGAAGGACATTGCTGTGCGGGGCCGGCTGCTCACTGCCCTGGTGCTCCCCGACCTGCTG CACGCGAAGCTGCCCCCAGACAGCTGTCCCCTTCTTGTGTTCGTGAACCCCAAGAGTGGAGGCCTCAAGGGCCGAGACCTGCTCTGCAGCTTCCGGAAGCTACTGAACCCTCACCAGGTCTTCGACCTGACCAATGGGGGTCCTCTTCCTGG GCTCCACCTGTTCTCCCAGGTGCCCTGCTTCCGGGTGCTGGTGTGTGGTGGCGATGGCACCGTGGGCTGGGTGCTCGGCGCCCTGGAGGAGACACGGTACCGACTGGCCTGCCCGGAGCCTTCTGTGGCCATCCTGCCCCTGGGCACAG GGAATGATCTTGGTCGAGTCCTCCGCTGGGGGGCAGGCTACAGCGGCGAGGACCCGTTCTCCATACTGCTGTCCGTGGACGAGGCCGACGCCGTGCTCGTGGACCGCTGGACCATCCTGCTGGATGCCCACGAGGCTGTCAGTGCAGAGAACGGCCCGGCAGACGCAGAGCCCCCCAAG ATCGTGCAGATGAGTAACTACTGTGGCATTGGCATCGACGCAGAGCTGAGCCTGGACTTCCACCAGGCACGGGAAGAGGAGCCTGGCAAGTTCACAAGCAG GCTGCACAACAAGGGTGTGTACGTACGGGTGGGGCTGCAGAAGATCAGTCACTCTCGGAGCCTGCACAAGCAGATCCGGCTGCAGGTGGAGCGGcaggaggtggagctgcccaGTATTGAAGGCCTCATCTTCATCAACATCCCCAG CTGGGGCTCGGGGGCCGACCTGTGGGGCTCTGACAGCGACGCCAGGTTTGAGAAGCCGCGCATGGACGACGGGCTACTGGAGGTGGTGGGCGTGACGGGCGTCGTGCACATG GGCCAGGTCCAGGGTGGGCTGCGCTCCGGAATCCGGATTGCCCAGGGTTCCTACTTCCGAGTCACGCTCCTCAAGGCCACCCCGGTGCAGGTGGACGGGGAGCCCTGGGTCCAGGCCCCAGGGCACATGATCATCTCAGCTGCTGGCCCTAAGGTACgtggggtgaggctggagagCCAGGGGAGGTGGGCCGGGCTGGGCCGGCCATGGGAGTGGCTGCTGGTACCCAGGTGGTGCTGGCATGGCCGGCTGCGGCCAGGGAGCACTGACTCCGGGAGGGAGCCTGCCTCAGAGGAGGGCTGTGCCAGCGGTCAGGCGGGCCACAGATGGCACAGGGAGCAGCCAGACAGGTCCCTCCCCTTCCGTGAAATGGGGCTGAGATGGCATCAGCTGCCCAGGGCCCCAGGACTGGGGGCTGCCCGTGTACCGTTCTTCCATCGGCCATGTCACTCTGGTCCTGTGTCCCCTGCCCTGGGACAGGTCCACATGCTGAGGAAGGCCAAGCAGAAGCCGAGGAGGACCGGGACCACCAGGGATGCCCGGGTGGATGCTGCGCCTGCCCCTGAGGGCGAGCCTAGGTAG
- the DGKQ gene encoding diacylglycerol kinase theta isoform X2 — protein MAAAAEPGARAWLGDGSPRPGSPACSPVLGAGGRARPGPGPGPGPERAGARAPGPAAAPGHSFRKVTLTKPTFCHLCSDFIWGLAGFLCDVCNFMSHEKCLKHVRIPCTSMAPSLVRVPVAHCFGPRGLHKRKFCAVCRKVLEAPALHCEVCELHLHPDCVPFACSDCRQCHQDGHQDHDTHHHHWREGNLPSGARCEVCRKTCGSSDVLAGMRCEWCGVQAHSVCSAALAPECGFGRLRSLVLPPACVRLLPGGFSKMQSFRIVEAAEPGEGGDGADGSAAVGPGRETQATPESGKQTLKIFDGDDAVRRSQFRLITVSRLAGAEEVLETALRAHHIPEDPGHLELCRLPPSSQACDAWARGKAGSAVISEEGRSPGSGEATPEAWVIRALPRAQEVLKIYPGWLKVGVAYVSVRVTPKSTARSVVLEVLPLLGRQAEGPESFQLVEVAMGCRHVQRTVLMDEQPLLDWLQDIRQMSVRQVSQTRFYVAESRDVAPHVSLFVGGLPPGLSPEEYSSLLHEAMATKATVVSVSHVYSSQGAVVLDVACFAEAERLYVLLKDIAVRGRLLTALVLPDLLHAKLPPDSCPLLVFVNPKSGGLKGRDLLCSFRKLLNPHQVFDLTNGGPLPGLHLFSQVPCFRVLVCGGDGTVGWVLGALEETRYRLACPEPSVAILPLGTGNDLGRVLRWGAGYSGEDPFSILLSVDEADAVLVDRWTILLDAHEAVSAENGPADAEPPKIVQMSNYCGIGIDAELSLDFHQAREEEPGKFTSRLHNKGVYVRVGLQKISHSRSLHKQIRLQVERQEVELPSIEGLIFINIPSWGSGADLWGSDSDARFEKPRMDDGLLEVVGVTGVVHMGQVQGGLRSGIRIAQGSYFRVTLLKATPVQVDGEPWVQAPGHMIISAAGPKVHMLRKAKQKPRRTGTTRDARVDAAPAPEGEPR, from the exons ATGGCGGCGGCGGCCGAGCCCGGGGCCCGCGCCTGGCTGGGCGACGGCTCCCCGCGCCCCGGCAGCCCGGCCTGCAGCCCCGTGCTGGGCGCAGGAGGCCGCGCGCgcccggggccggggccggggccgggacCGGAGCGGGCAGGCGCCAGAGCCCCGGGCCCCGCTGCCGCGCCGGGACACAGCTTCCGGAAGGTGACGCTCACCAAGCCCACCTTCTGCCACCTCTGCTCCGACTTCATCTGGGGGCTGGCCGGCTTCCTGTGCGACG TCTGCAATTTCATGTCTCATGAGAAGTGCCTGAAGCATGTGAGGATCCCGTGCACGAGTATGGCACCCAGCCTGGTCCGG GTTCCTGTGGCCCACTGCTTCGGCCCCCGGGGGCTCCACAAGCGCAAGTTCTGTGCTGTCTGCCGCAAGGTCCTGGAGGCGCCTGCGCTCCACTGCGAAG TGTGTGAGCTGCACCTCCACCCAGACTGTGTGCCCTTCGCCTGCAGTGACTGCCGCCAGTGCCACCAGGATGGGCACCAGGACCAC GACACCCATCACCACCACTGGCGGGAGGGGAACCTGCCCTCGGGAGCGCGCTGCGAGGTCTGCAGGAAGACGTGCGGCTCCTCTGACGTGCTGGCTGGCATGCGCTGCGAGTGGTGCGGGGTCCAG GCGCACTCCGTCTGCTCCGCGGCGCTGGCTCCCGAGTGTGGCTTCGGGCGTCTGCGCTCCCTGGTCCTGCCCCCCGCGTGCGTGCGCCTTCTGCCCGGCGGCTTCAGCAAGATGCAGAGCTTCCGCATCGTGGAGGCAGCGGAGCCGG GCGAGGGGGGCGACGGCGCCGACGGGAGCGCTGCCGTGGGTCCAGGCAGAGAGACACAGGCAACTCCGGAGTCCG GGAAGCAAACGCTGAAGATCTTTGATGGCGACGACGCGGTGAGGAGAAGCCAGTTCCGCCTCATCACTGTGTCCCGCCTGGCCGGTGCCGAGGAGGTGCTG GAGACCGCACTGCGGGCCCACCACATCCCGGAGGACCCTGGCCACCTGGAGCTGTGCCGGCTGCCCCCTTCCTCTCAGGCCTGTGATGCCTGGGCTAGGGGCAAGGCCGGGAGTGCTGTGATCTCGGAGGAAGGCAGAAGCCCCGGGTCCGGCGAGGCCACGCCAGAGGCCTGGGTCATCCGGGCTCTGCCGCGGGCCCAGGAGGTCCTGAAGATCTACCCTGGCTGGCTCAA GGTGGGCGTGGCCTACGTGTCCGTGCGAGTGACCCCGAAGAGCACGGCCCGCTCTGTGGTGCTGGAGGTCCTGCCGCTGCTCGGCCGCCAG GCCGAGGGTCCCGAGAGCTTCCAGCTGGTGGAGGTGGCGATGGGCTGCAGGCACG TCCAGCGGACGGTGCTGATGGATGAACAGCCCCTGCTGGACTGGCTACAGGACATCCGGCAG ATGTCCGTGCGGCAGGTGAGCCAGACGCGGTTCTACGTGGCAGAGAGCAGGGATGTAGCCCCGCACGTCTCCCTGTTTGTTGGTGGCCTGCCTCCCGGCCTGTCCCCCGAGGAGTACAGCAGCCTGCTGCATGAGGCCATGGCTACCAAAG CCACCGTGGTGTCCGTGAGTCACGTCTACTCCTCCCAAG GTGCGGTAGTGCTGGACGTCGCCTGCTTTGCGGAGGCCGAGCGGCTGTATGTGCTGCTGAAGGACATTGCTGTGCGGGGCCGGCTGCTCACTGCCCTGGTGCTCCCCGACCTGCTG CACGCGAAGCTGCCCCCAGACAGCTGTCCCCTTCTTGTGTTCGTGAACCCCAAGAGTGGAGGCCTCAAGGGCCGAGACCTGCTCTGCAGCTTCCGGAAGCTACTGAACCCTCACCAGGTCTTCGACCTGACCAATGGGGGTCCTCTTCCTGG GCTCCACCTGTTCTCCCAGGTGCCCTGCTTCCGGGTGCTGGTGTGTGGTGGCGATGGCACCGTGGGCTGGGTGCTCGGCGCCCTGGAGGAGACACGGTACCGACTGGCCTGCCCGGAGCCTTCTGTGGCCATCCTGCCCCTGGGCACAG GGAATGATCTTGGTCGAGTCCTCCGCTGGGGGGCAGGCTACAGCGGCGAGGACCCGTTCTCCATACTGCTGTCCGTGGACGAGGCCGACGCCGTGCTCGTGGACCGCTGGACCATCCTGCTGGATGCCCACGAGGCTGTCAGTGCAGAGAACGGCCCGGCAGACGCAGAGCCCCCCAAG ATCGTGCAGATGAGTAACTACTGTGGCATTGGCATCGACGCAGAGCTGAGCCTGGACTTCCACCAGGCACGGGAAGAGGAGCCTGGCAAGTTCACAAGCAG GCTGCACAACAAGGGTGTGTACGTACGGGTGGGGCTGCAGAAGATCAGTCACTCTCGGAGCCTGCACAAGCAGATCCGGCTGCAGGTGGAGCGGcaggaggtggagctgcccaGTATTGAAGGCCTCATCTTCATCAACATCCCCAG CTGGGGCTCGGGGGCCGACCTGTGGGGCTCTGACAGCGACGCCAGGTTTGAGAAGCCGCGCATGGACGACGGGCTACTGGAGGTGGTGGGCGTGACGGGCGTCGTGCACATG GGCCAGGTCCAGGGTGGGCTGCGCTCCGGAATCCGGATTGCCCAGGGTTCCTACTTCCGAGTCACGCTCCTCAAGGCCACCCCGGTGCAGGTGGACGGGGAGCCCTGGGTCCAGGCCCCAGGGCACATGATCATCTCAGCTGCTGGCCCTAAG GTCCACATGCTGAGGAAGGCCAAGCAGAAGCCGAGGAGGACCGGGACCACCAGGGATGCCCGGGTGGATGCTGCGCCTGCCCCTGAGGGCGAGCCTAGGTAG
- the DGKQ gene encoding diacylglycerol kinase theta isoform X3, translating to MAAAAEPGARAWLGDGSPRPGSPACSPVLGAGGRARPGPGPGPGPERAGARAPGPAAAPGHSFRKVTLTKPTFCHLCSDFIWGLAGFLCDVCNFMSHEKCLKHVRIPCTSMAPSLVRVPVAHCFGPRGLHKRKFCAVCRKVLEAPALHCEVCELHLHPDCVPFACSDCRQCHQDGHQDHDTHHHHWREGNLPSGARCEVCRKTCGSSDVLAGMRCEWCGVQAHSVCSAALAPECGFGRLRSLVLPPACVRLLPGGFSKMQSFRIVEAAEPGEGGDGADGSAAVGPGRETQATPESGKQTLKIFDGDDAVRRSQFRLITVSRLAGAEEVLETALRAHHIPEDPGHLELCRLPPSSQACDAWARGKAGSAVISEEGRSPGSGEATPEAWVIRALPRAQEVLKIYPGWLKVGVAYVSVRVTPKSTARSVVLEVLPLLGRQAEGPESFQLVEVAMGCRHVQRTVLMDEQPLLDWLQDIRQMSVRQVSQTRFYVAESRDVAPHVSLFVGGLPPGLSPEEYSSLLHEAMATKATVVSVSHVYSSQGAVVLDVACFAEAERLYVLLKDIAVRGRLLTALVLPDLLHAKLPPDSCPLLVFVNPKSGGLKGRDLLCSFRKLLNPHQVFDLTNGGPLPGLHLFSQVPCFRVLVCGGDGTVGWVLGALEETRYRLACPEPSVAILPLGTGNDLGRVLRWGAGYSGEDPFSILLSVDEADAVLVDRWTILLDAHEAVSAENGPADAEPPKIVQMSNYCGIGIDAELSLDFHQAREEEPGKFTSRYRSRRGCHLVTAYLPQVPQQE from the exons ATGGCGGCGGCGGCCGAGCCCGGGGCCCGCGCCTGGCTGGGCGACGGCTCCCCGCGCCCCGGCAGCCCGGCCTGCAGCCCCGTGCTGGGCGCAGGAGGCCGCGCGCgcccggggccggggccggggccgggacCGGAGCGGGCAGGCGCCAGAGCCCCGGGCCCCGCTGCCGCGCCGGGACACAGCTTCCGGAAGGTGACGCTCACCAAGCCCACCTTCTGCCACCTCTGCTCCGACTTCATCTGGGGGCTGGCCGGCTTCCTGTGCGACG TCTGCAATTTCATGTCTCATGAGAAGTGCCTGAAGCATGTGAGGATCCCGTGCACGAGTATGGCACCCAGCCTGGTCCGG GTTCCTGTGGCCCACTGCTTCGGCCCCCGGGGGCTCCACAAGCGCAAGTTCTGTGCTGTCTGCCGCAAGGTCCTGGAGGCGCCTGCGCTCCACTGCGAAG TGTGTGAGCTGCACCTCCACCCAGACTGTGTGCCCTTCGCCTGCAGTGACTGCCGCCAGTGCCACCAGGATGGGCACCAGGACCAC GACACCCATCACCACCACTGGCGGGAGGGGAACCTGCCCTCGGGAGCGCGCTGCGAGGTCTGCAGGAAGACGTGCGGCTCCTCTGACGTGCTGGCTGGCATGCGCTGCGAGTGGTGCGGGGTCCAG GCGCACTCCGTCTGCTCCGCGGCGCTGGCTCCCGAGTGTGGCTTCGGGCGTCTGCGCTCCCTGGTCCTGCCCCCCGCGTGCGTGCGCCTTCTGCCCGGCGGCTTCAGCAAGATGCAGAGCTTCCGCATCGTGGAGGCAGCGGAGCCGG GCGAGGGGGGCGACGGCGCCGACGGGAGCGCTGCCGTGGGTCCAGGCAGAGAGACACAGGCAACTCCGGAGTCCG GGAAGCAAACGCTGAAGATCTTTGATGGCGACGACGCGGTGAGGAGAAGCCAGTTCCGCCTCATCACTGTGTCCCGCCTGGCCGGTGCCGAGGAGGTGCTG GAGACCGCACTGCGGGCCCACCACATCCCGGAGGACCCTGGCCACCTGGAGCTGTGCCGGCTGCCCCCTTCCTCTCAGGCCTGTGATGCCTGGGCTAGGGGCAAGGCCGGGAGTGCTGTGATCTCGGAGGAAGGCAGAAGCCCCGGGTCCGGCGAGGCCACGCCAGAGGCCTGGGTCATCCGGGCTCTGCCGCGGGCCCAGGAGGTCCTGAAGATCTACCCTGGCTGGCTCAA GGTGGGCGTGGCCTACGTGTCCGTGCGAGTGACCCCGAAGAGCACGGCCCGCTCTGTGGTGCTGGAGGTCCTGCCGCTGCTCGGCCGCCAG GCCGAGGGTCCCGAGAGCTTCCAGCTGGTGGAGGTGGCGATGGGCTGCAGGCACG TCCAGCGGACGGTGCTGATGGATGAACAGCCCCTGCTGGACTGGCTACAGGACATCCGGCAG ATGTCCGTGCGGCAGGTGAGCCAGACGCGGTTCTACGTGGCAGAGAGCAGGGATGTAGCCCCGCACGTCTCCCTGTTTGTTGGTGGCCTGCCTCCCGGCCTGTCCCCCGAGGAGTACAGCAGCCTGCTGCATGAGGCCATGGCTACCAAAG CCACCGTGGTGTCCGTGAGTCACGTCTACTCCTCCCAAG GTGCGGTAGTGCTGGACGTCGCCTGCTTTGCGGAGGCCGAGCGGCTGTATGTGCTGCTGAAGGACATTGCTGTGCGGGGCCGGCTGCTCACTGCCCTGGTGCTCCCCGACCTGCTG CACGCGAAGCTGCCCCCAGACAGCTGTCCCCTTCTTGTGTTCGTGAACCCCAAGAGTGGAGGCCTCAAGGGCCGAGACCTGCTCTGCAGCTTCCGGAAGCTACTGAACCCTCACCAGGTCTTCGACCTGACCAATGGGGGTCCTCTTCCTGG GCTCCACCTGTTCTCCCAGGTGCCCTGCTTCCGGGTGCTGGTGTGTGGTGGCGATGGCACCGTGGGCTGGGTGCTCGGCGCCCTGGAGGAGACACGGTACCGACTGGCCTGCCCGGAGCCTTCTGTGGCCATCCTGCCCCTGGGCACAG GGAATGATCTTGGTCGAGTCCTCCGCTGGGGGGCAGGCTACAGCGGCGAGGACCCGTTCTCCATACTGCTGTCCGTGGACGAGGCCGACGCCGTGCTCGTGGACCGCTGGACCATCCTGCTGGATGCCCACGAGGCTGTCAGTGCAGAGAACGGCCCGGCAGACGCAGAGCCCCCCAAG ATCGTGCAGATGAGTAACTACTGTGGCATTGGCATCGACGCAGAGCTGAGCCTGGACTTCCACCAGGCACGGGAAGAGGAGCCTGGCAAGTTCACAAGCAGGTACCGGAGCCGCAGGGGCTGCCACCTGGTGACGGCATACCTCCCTCAGGTCCCCCAGCAG GAATAG